A section of the Bacillus sp. HSf4 genome encodes:
- the nusA gene encoding transcription termination factor NusA yields MSSELLDALTVLEKEKGISKDIIIEAIEAALISAYKRNFNQAQNVRVDLNRDTGSIRVFARKDVVDEVYDPRLEISIEDARNINPNYIVGDVVEIEVTPKDFGRIAAQTAKQVVTQRVREAERGVIYSEFIDREEDIMTGIVQRIDNKFIYVSLGKIEALLPVSEQMPNEVYKPHDRIKVFITKVEKTTKGPQIYVSRTHPGLLKRLFEIEVPEIYDGTVELKSVAREAGDRSKISVRTDDPDIDPVGACVGPKGQRVQAIVNELKGEKIDIVHWSNDPVEFVANALSPSKVLDVIVNEEDKATTVVVPDYQLSLAIGKRGQNARLAAKLTSWKIDIKSETDARELGIYPRELEEEEPEELFLESETPESDE; encoded by the coding sequence ATGAGTAGTGAGTTGTTAGATGCCCTGACCGTTCTTGAAAAAGAAAAGGGAATCAGTAAGGACATTATTATTGAAGCTATTGAGGCTGCGCTCATTTCCGCTTATAAGCGGAACTTTAACCAGGCGCAGAACGTCAGGGTAGATTTGAATCGCGACACCGGTTCAATCCGCGTTTTCGCCCGCAAAGACGTCGTGGATGAAGTCTATGATCCGCGGCTGGAAATCTCGATTGAAGACGCGAGGAACATCAACCCGAACTATATTGTCGGAGATGTCGTGGAAATTGAAGTGACGCCGAAAGATTTCGGCCGCATCGCTGCCCAGACGGCGAAGCAGGTTGTCACTCAGCGCGTCCGTGAAGCGGAGCGCGGCGTCATCTATTCTGAATTCATCGACCGCGAAGAAGATATCATGACAGGTATCGTCCAGCGAATCGACAACAAGTTTATCTATGTTTCTTTAGGGAAAATCGAGGCGCTTCTGCCGGTTTCAGAACAGATGCCGAACGAAGTCTACAAGCCTCATGATCGGATCAAAGTGTTCATTACAAAAGTCGAAAAAACGACGAAGGGTCCGCAGATTTACGTTTCAAGAACTCATCCAGGCTTATTAAAAAGGCTCTTTGAAATCGAGGTCCCTGAAATTTACGATGGAACGGTCGAGCTTAAATCTGTGGCGAGGGAAGCGGGGGACCGCTCCAAAATTTCCGTCCGGACGGATGATCCGGATATCGATCCGGTCGGTGCCTGCGTCGGTCCGAAGGGGCAGCGCGTTCAGGCGATCGTCAATGAACTGAAGGGCGAGAAAATCGACATTGTCCACTGGTCAAACGATCCGGTTGAATTTGTCGCCAATGCATTGAGCCCTTCTAAAGTGCTTGATGTCATCGTCAATGAAGAAGATAAGGCAACAACCGTGGTCGTTCCAGACTACCAGCTGTCGCTTGCCATCGGCAAAAGAGGGCAAAACGCCCGCCTGGCGGCAAAATTGACAAGCTGGAAAATCGACATTAAAAGCGAAACAGATGCAAGAGAGCTTGGCATTTATCCAAGAGAGCTTGAGGAAGAGGAGCCTGAAGAGCTTTTCTTGGAAAGCGAAACTCCGGAATCGGATGAATAA
- a CDS encoding YlxR family protein translates to MNSRKKIPLRKCVVTGEMKPKKELIRVVRSKEGEVSVDPTGKKNGRGAYLTLDKDVILTAKKKNSLANQLQAQIDDQIFDELLELAEKENR, encoded by the coding sequence GTGAACAGCCGAAAAAAGATCCCGCTTAGAAAATGCGTCGTGACAGGGGAAATGAAGCCGAAAAAGGAGCTCATCCGCGTCGTCCGTTCGAAGGAAGGGGAAGTTTCCGTAGACCCGACCGGCAAAAAGAACGGCCGGGGAGCTTACCTTACGCTTGATAAAGACGTCATCTTAACTGCAAAAAAGAAAAACAGCTTAGCAAATCAGCTTCAAGCACAAATTGATGATCAGATTTTTGATGAATTGCTGGAACTGGCGGAAAAGGAGAACAGATAA
- a CDS encoding YlxQ family RNA-binding protein, producing the protein MSESEWFSLLGLANRARKVVSGEDLVIKEIRHSRAKLVLLADDAAANTEKKVTDKCRHYGVPVRTVSDRTLLGRAIGKESRVVVAVTDQGFANTLLRKLD; encoded by the coding sequence ATGTCGGAATCGGAGTGGTTTTCCTTGCTGGGTCTGGCGAATCGAGCTCGAAAAGTCGTGTCCGGAGAAGACCTGGTTATAAAAGAAATCAGGCATTCACGCGCAAAGCTTGTTTTGCTTGCAGACGACGCTGCAGCTAACACGGAGAAAAAGGTAACCGACAAATGCAGGCACTACGGCGTACCGGTCAGAACAGTCAGCGACCGGACGCTTTTGGGCCGCGCAATCGGCAAAGAATCCCGTGTGGTTGTCGCCGTAACTGATCAAGGTTTTGCGAATACGTTGCTCCGAAAGCTCGATTAA
- the infB gene encoding translation initiation factor IF-2, with protein sequence MAKMRVYEYAKAINVSSKDIIAALKDMNIEVNNHMAMIEENAIRQLDQKFKKGGQSGGSKQGASKKNADQSGQKKPQQEAAKQNAGNKPNKNRDGKKNNVQNTQFNNKNKKKNNNNKKNKRNNKHQAPQEKQFKPKKELPEKIEFTNSMTVGALAEELGKEPSEIIKKLMLLGTMATINQDLDKDTVELIAAEYGVEVEEVIVHEETEFEKYEEPDNEEDLEIRPPVVTIMGHVDHGKTTLLDSIRKTKVVEGEAGGITQHIGAYQIEENGKKITFLDTPGHAAFTTMRARGAEVTDITILVVAADDGVMPQTVEAINHAKAAEVPIIVAVNKIDKPTSNPDRVMQELTEHGLVPEAWGGETIFVPLSALSGEGIDELIEMILLVSEVEELKANPNRRAKGTVIEAELDKGKGSVATLLVQNGTLHVGDPIVVGNTFGRVRAMVNDIGRRVKSAGPSTPVEITGLNEVPNAGDQFLVFKDEKTARSVGEARATKQLEEQRSDKAKLSLDDLFEQIKQGDVKEINLVVKADVQGSVEALAAALQKIEVEGVRVKIIHTGVGAITESDIILASASNAIVIGFNVRPDGNAKSTAEVENVDIRLHRIIYKVIDEIEAAMKGMLDPEYEEKVIGMVEVRQTFKVSKIGTIAGGYVTEGTITRDSGIRLIRDGVVIFEGEVDVLKRFKDDVKEVSQGYECGITIKKYNDIREGDMIEAYVMQEIERK encoded by the coding sequence ATGGCTAAAATGAGAGTTTATGAATATGCGAAAGCCATCAATGTTTCAAGTAAGGATATTATCGCGGCATTGAAAGATATGAATATCGAAGTCAATAACCATATGGCGATGATTGAAGAAAATGCAATCAGACAGCTTGACCAAAAATTCAAAAAAGGCGGTCAGTCCGGCGGAAGCAAGCAGGGCGCAAGCAAAAAGAACGCCGATCAAAGCGGCCAAAAAAAGCCGCAGCAAGAAGCCGCAAAACAGAATGCCGGAAATAAGCCAAACAAAAATCGAGACGGAAAGAAGAATAACGTGCAGAATACTCAATTTAACAATAAAAACAAAAAGAAAAACAACAACAACAAAAAGAACAAGCGCAACAACAAACATCAAGCTCCGCAGGAAAAACAATTCAAGCCGAAAAAAGAGCTGCCGGAAAAAATTGAATTTACAAATTCAATGACGGTCGGCGCACTTGCCGAAGAGCTCGGAAAAGAGCCGTCAGAAATCATTAAGAAGCTGATGCTGCTCGGCACCATGGCGACGATCAACCAGGATCTTGACAAAGACACGGTTGAACTGATCGCTGCGGAGTACGGCGTCGAAGTCGAAGAAGTCATCGTCCACGAAGAAACCGAATTTGAAAAGTACGAAGAACCGGACAACGAAGAAGATCTCGAAATCCGTCCGCCGGTTGTCACGATCATGGGCCACGTCGACCACGGAAAAACAACGCTTCTTGACAGCATCAGAAAAACGAAAGTCGTCGAAGGCGAAGCCGGAGGCATCACACAGCATATCGGCGCTTATCAAATTGAGGAAAACGGCAAGAAAATCACCTTCCTTGATACACCTGGGCATGCTGCATTCACAACGATGCGCGCGCGCGGAGCGGAAGTAACGGATATCACGATTCTCGTCGTCGCCGCAGATGACGGTGTGATGCCTCAGACGGTTGAAGCCATCAACCATGCCAAAGCGGCTGAGGTGCCGATTATCGTCGCCGTCAACAAAATCGACAAACCAACGTCAAATCCGGACCGCGTTATGCAAGAGCTGACAGAGCACGGCCTTGTTCCTGAAGCATGGGGAGGCGAGACGATTTTCGTTCCGCTTTCAGCGCTTTCAGGTGAAGGGATCGACGAACTCATCGAGATGATTCTCTTAGTCAGCGAAGTCGAAGAGCTCAAGGCAAATCCGAACCGCAGAGCAAAAGGAACGGTCATCGAAGCCGAGCTTGACAAAGGAAAAGGATCTGTTGCGACACTGCTCGTTCAAAACGGAACGCTTCACGTCGGCGATCCGATCGTTGTCGGAAACACATTTGGCCGCGTGCGCGCGATGGTCAACGATATCGGCAGACGCGTCAAATCAGCCGGCCCGTCAACGCCTGTAGAAATCACAGGCTTGAATGAAGTTCCGAATGCAGGGGATCAGTTCCTTGTCTTCAAAGATGAAAAAACAGCCCGTTCTGTCGGTGAAGCCCGCGCGACAAAACAGCTTGAAGAACAGCGCAGCGATAAAGCGAAGCTCAGCCTTGACGATTTATTTGAACAGATTAAACAAGGCGATGTCAAAGAGATCAACCTCGTCGTCAAAGCTGATGTTCAAGGGTCTGTTGAAGCGCTCGCCGCCGCTCTGCAAAAAATCGAAGTCGAAGGCGTCAGAGTGAAAATCATTCACACAGGTGTCGGTGCGATTACCGAATCAGACATTATTTTAGCTTCGGCCTCAAACGCGATTGTCATCGGGTTTAATGTCCGACCTGACGGAAATGCTAAGAGTACAGCCGAAGTCGAAAATGTGGATATCCGTCTTCACCGCATCATATATAAAGTGATCGACGAAATCGAAGCAGCCATGAAAGGGATGCTTGACCCTGAATACGAAGAAAAAGTGATCGGAATGGTTGAAGTCCGTCAAACATTCAAAGTCTCCAAAATCGGAACGATTGCCGGAGGCTATGTGACGGAAGGAACGATCACGCGGGACAGCGGAATCCGCTTAATCCGCGACGGCGTCGTCATCTTTGAAGGGGAAGTGGATGTTCTTAAACGCTTTAAAGATGATGTAAAAGAGGTTTCACAAGGGTATGAATGTGGTATCACCATTAAGAAATACAACGACATACGCGAAGGCGATATGATCGAAGCGTATGTCATGCAAGAAATTGAAAGAAAGTGA
- a CDS encoding DUF503 domain-containing protein: protein MIGFVECECIIYDASSLKEKRAVLKRVITRIRAKFNVSVSEIDYQDTWQRTSFGIAAVSSSRVQTEKELQRVLSFIDSFPEIERTITRTEWF, encoded by the coding sequence GTGATCGGGTTCGTTGAATGCGAATGCATCATTTACGATGCATCGTCACTCAAGGAAAAACGGGCGGTGCTGAAGCGGGTGATCACAAGAATCCGGGCGAAATTTAACGTTTCTGTCTCAGAAATCGACTACCAGGATACTTGGCAGCGCACGAGCTTCGGCATTGCCGCCGTTTCTTCCTCTCGCGTGCAAACGGAAAAAGAGCTGCAGCGCGTTCTTAGCTTTATCGACTCTTTTCCGGAAATCGAACGGACGATCACGAGAACAGAGTGGTTTTAA
- the rbfA gene encoding 30S ribosome-binding factor RbfA → MTMRATRVGEQMKKELGDIIGRKLKDPRIGFLTVTDVRVSGDLQIAKVYISVLGDEKKREETLKGLAKAKGFIRSELGNRIRLRKTPEIQFEFDESIDYGNRIETLIHELNSNKE, encoded by the coding sequence ATGACGATGAGAGCTACCCGTGTGGGTGAGCAGATGAAAAAAGAACTAGGTGACATTATCGGAAGAAAGCTGAAGGATCCGCGAATCGGATTCTTAACAGTGACCGATGTCAGAGTTTCAGGTGATCTGCAAATCGCCAAAGTGTATATTTCCGTTCTTGGAGATGAAAAGAAGAGGGAAGAGACGCTGAAAGGCTTGGCAAAAGCGAAGGGCTTTATTCGTTCCGAACTTGGAAACCGAATCAGGCTTCGCAAAACACCTGAAATCCAGTTTGAATTCGATGAATCCATCGATTACGGAAACCGTATCGAAACATTGATTCACGAGCTCAATTCAAATAAAGAATAA
- the truB gene encoding tRNA pseudouridine(55) synthase TruB — protein MYNGVLLLHKPVGMTSHDCVMKIRKLLKTKKVGHTGTLDPEVSGVLPICVGRATKIVEYLTEKSKTYDAEITLGFSTTTEDQTGEIIEKRPVSTPPDEEAVRSVLQSLEGTIEQVPPMYSAVKVGGKKLYEYARAGIEVERPKRTITIHRIELTSDIRSDDDTVSFRFRVTCSKGTYVRTLAVAIGEKLGFPAHMSHLIRTASGSFSLDECLSFEQLNEHMENGTLSEQLVTIERALDHLPKWIISDTLAKKVENGALLETPERFSEMDADARLAVFTEEGRCTAIYYPHPTKPGLLKPAKVLVQKSEQ, from the coding sequence GTGTATAACGGAGTCCTGCTTTTACATAAACCGGTCGGTATGACATCCCATGACTGTGTCATGAAGATCCGCAAGCTGCTCAAAACAAAAAAAGTCGGACACACAGGGACGCTTGATCCTGAAGTGTCAGGCGTACTCCCAATTTGTGTCGGAAGGGCGACCAAAATCGTCGAGTATCTGACCGAAAAATCAAAAACATATGATGCTGAAATAACGCTCGGCTTTTCAACGACGACAGAAGATCAGACGGGGGAAATCATAGAAAAGCGGCCAGTCAGCACCCCGCCTGATGAAGAAGCCGTGAGGAGCGTTCTTCAAAGCCTTGAAGGAACGATCGAACAAGTTCCGCCTATGTACTCCGCAGTCAAAGTAGGCGGCAAAAAGCTGTATGAATACGCAAGGGCGGGAATCGAGGTGGAAAGGCCGAAGCGGACGATCACCATTCACCGTATCGAGCTGACTTCTGACATCCGCTCTGATGATGATACGGTCAGCTTCAGGTTTCGTGTGACTTGTTCAAAGGGCACATACGTCAGGACATTGGCGGTTGCGATAGGGGAAAAGCTCGGATTCCCCGCCCATATGTCCCATTTAATCAGAACGGCGTCTGGATCATTCTCCCTTGATGAATGTCTGAGCTTTGAGCAGCTGAATGAACATATGGAAAACGGCACATTGTCTGAACAGCTCGTTACAATTGAGCGTGCGCTTGATCATTTGCCGAAATGGATAATTAGTGATACATTAGCTAAGAAAGTGGAAAATGGAGCATTGCTTGAAACACCTGAGCGTTTTTCTGAAATGGATGCAGACGCCCGTCTTGCCGTTTTTACAGAAGAAGGCCGGTGTACAGCCATCTATTATCCGCATCCGACAAAACCCGGCTTGTTGAAGCCGGCAAAAGTACTCGTGCAAAAAAGCGAACAATAA
- the ribF gene encoding bifunctional riboflavin kinase/FAD synthetase, which produces MKTIHISHPHDLKREDVPTSVMALGYFDGVHLGHQQVILTAKAAAEREGVKTSVMTFHPHPSAVLKKGREPKDLITPLSEKVKIIEDLGADFLYIVEFSPEFAALSPEDFIEQYILGLHVSHVVAGFDFTFGKFGKGTMENFQEYARGRVKSTSVAKYSSHDQKVSSTRIRSVLGAGDVEYAAELLGRPYYVKGVVIHGDKRGRTIGFPTANIGLSDTYIVPPTGVYAVKAEIAGALYNGVCNVGYKPTFYEKRPGQPSIEVNLFDFNREIYGSEMKIEWYKRLRSEKKFAGVDELVEQITKDKEEAIRFFEELLAGKR; this is translated from the coding sequence TTGAAGACGATACATATTTCCCATCCACACGATCTGAAGCGTGAGGATGTTCCAACATCAGTTATGGCATTAGGTTATTTTGACGGTGTTCACCTGGGACATCAGCAAGTCATTCTCACGGCCAAAGCCGCGGCGGAGAGAGAAGGGGTCAAAACGTCTGTGATGACCTTTCATCCCCATCCGTCAGCCGTTCTGAAAAAAGGCCGGGAGCCCAAGGATTTAATCACACCTTTGAGCGAAAAAGTAAAAATCATTGAAGATTTGGGAGCCGACTTTCTATACATCGTGGAATTCAGCCCCGAATTTGCCGCCCTTTCGCCTGAGGACTTTATCGAGCAGTATATTCTCGGGCTTCATGTATCCCATGTTGTCGCGGGATTTGACTTTACCTTCGGGAAATTTGGAAAAGGCACGATGGAAAATTTTCAGGAGTATGCGAGAGGTCGTGTTAAAAGCACGTCTGTCGCCAAATACTCAAGCCATGATCAAAAGGTAAGCTCAACAAGGATCCGCAGTGTCCTTGGAGCGGGCGATGTCGAATATGCCGCGGAACTGCTCGGCAGGCCGTACTATGTAAAAGGCGTCGTGATTCACGGTGATAAAAGAGGAAGGACGATCGGCTTCCCGACTGCCAATATCGGTCTTTCCGACACATACATTGTCCCGCCGACCGGTGTCTATGCCGTTAAAGCGGAAATAGCCGGCGCATTATACAACGGAGTCTGCAATGTCGGATACAAGCCGACTTTTTACGAGAAGCGGCCAGGCCAGCCTTCCATAGAAGTGAACTTATTTGATTTTAATCGGGAAATATACGGCAGCGAAATGAAAATTGAATGGTATAAACGGCTGAGAAGCGAAAAAAAATTCGCCGGTGTCGATGAGCTGGTTGAACAGATCACA